A part of Neovison vison isolate M4711 chromosome 6, ASM_NN_V1, whole genome shotgun sequence genomic DNA contains:
- the LOC122910418 gene encoding OX-2 membrane glycoprotein-like: MGFPLHFILHLLMLPIWVQGSDSPHRIKYKNNETAVFGENVTIFCNLTTPADIVQITWQKIQGSLPQNIGTYSSVYGETILPPYRDRLHCEVIEPNSSFITIREVTFEDEACYKCLFNVFPHGSHGGQICLTIIALSGLKTELQSNLDSEDFLRFIYSAVGKPVPQISLFPSQVLINPPEEYLAQNPNGTVTITKMCNISLETVRSLGLQYLTVRMDHPLRNEEKIVPLSVKQECTSHSPYTWLRIIGLPILLLCFLSIVIYLVWRKKKSENALETTPQQSQPDVESLINQDFPVIL; this comes from the exons attccccacacagaataaaatacaaaaataatgaaacagctGTATTTGGAGAAAATGTGACCATCTTCTGCAATTTAACAACTCCAGCAGATATTGTGCAAATTACCTGGCAGAAGATTCAAGGTTCTTTGCCACAAAATATTGGCACATATAGCAGTGTATATGGAGAAACGATTCTTCCACCATACAGAGATCGACTGCACTGTGAGGTCATCGAACCCAATTCCTCATTCATAACTATCCGTGAAGTAACATTTGAAGATGAAGCTTGCTACAAATGTCTATTTAATGTGTTCCCACATGGCAGCCATGGGGGACAAATCTGCCTTACCATTATAG CTCTATCTGGATTAAAAACTGAACTCCAGTCCAATCTTGACTCTGAAgattttcttagatttatttactCAGCTGTGGGAAAACCTGTTCCTCAGATATCTCTTTTCCCATCACAAGTCTTGATTAATCCACCTGAGGAATACCTTGCTCAGAATCCAAATGGCACAGTGACTATCACTAAAATGTGCAACATCTCCTTGGAGACTGTGAGGTCCCTAGGTCTCCAATATCTGACTGTGCGCATGGATCATCCTCTAAGGAATGAAGAGAAGATTGTTCCTTTGTCAGTCAAACAGGAAT GTACTTCTCATTCTCCTTATACTTGGTTGCGTATCATTGGTCTACCCATACTTCTGTTATGTTTTTTGTCGATTGTTATCTATCttgtttggagaaagaaaaa GTCAGAGAATGCTCTTGAAACTACACCCCAGCAGAGCCAGCCTGATGTGGAATCTTTAATCAACCAAGATTTTCCTGTAATCTTGTAA
- the LOC122910419 gene encoding probable protein BRICK1, translating to MAGQEDPVQREIHQDWANREYIEVITSSIKKIADFLNSFDMSCRSRLATLNEKLTALERRIEYTEARVTKDETLT from the coding sequence ATGGCGGGTCAAGAGGATCCGGTGCAGCGGGAGATTCACCAGGACTGGGCGAACCGAGAATACATTGAAGTCATCACCAGCAGCATCAAGAAAATCGCGGACTTTCTCAATTCATTCGATATGTCTTGTCGTTCAAGACTTGCAACACTAAACGAGAAATTGACAGCCCTTGAACGGAGAATAGAGTACACTGAAGCACGGGTGACAAAAGATGAGACCCTCACCTAG